The genomic segment CGCCCAGTACGCTTCGTCGCCCTCTCCGAGGACGGCCAGGCCCTGGTGCTCGCCGACGAGGTGGGGCGCCTGCTGGCGCTGCCCATCGACGAGCGGATCGCGTCGGCGCTGCACGCCGAGCCGGGCGCCCCGCCGCTCGCGGTGGTGCCGAGCGCCACCGACCCGACGCCGTCGCTGTCCCCACGGGACATCCAGGCCCGGATCCGATCCGGCGAGTCCGCGGAGGACGTCGCCCGCATCGCCGGCGTGCCGGTCGACCGGGTGCTGCGCTACGCCGGCCCGGTGCTCCAGGAGCGGGCCATGCTCGCCCAGCACGCCCGCCGCACCCGGCTCAAGGGCGCGGAGAAGCCGACCCCGCTGGCCGAGGTCGTGAACGGCCGGCTGGCCCAGCACGGCATCGACACCGAGAAGATCTCGTGGGACGCCTACCGCCGCGACGACGGCACCTGGCGGATCATCGCGACCTGGCCGTCCGGCAAGGCCACCGCGCAGGCCGTGTGGGACCTCGACAAGACCCGGCAGCACGTCGCCCCGCACGACGACATGGCGCAATACCTGTGCGCCGAGCGGCCCACGCCGATCCTCGGCCAGGAGCCGGCGCCGGAGCGGGGCGGTCACGCGCTGCCCGGTCCGTCGCGTGGCGAGCCGAGCCGGGGTGGGCACGGCCTGCCGGCCGCCTCCGACCACGCCCGTCCGGGGCGTGACCCGATCCGCGCCGGCCGGGACGCGCTGCTCGCCTCGCTGGACCGGCCGCTCGGCGGCACGTCCGGGCGTGGTCTCGACACCCGCTCCCCGGCCGCGCTGGCCGGGTCGGATGCGCCTCGTCAGCGGGCCGTCGCCGGTGGTGCCGCCGCGCTGCTCGGTGGTGGGCAGGGTTCGGCCTTCGACGACGACTCGGACGCGCCGAAGGAGATCCCGGCCGTACCCTCGCTTGCCGTGCTGCGGCCCCGCCGCACCGGCCCGGCGGCGGCGACCGGCGGTGCGGCCGCCGAGTCCACCGACGCCGCCGGCAAGCCGCGCAAGCGGCTGCCGAGCTGGGACGACGTGCTGTTCGGCACCGGCCCGGCGGCCCGCGAATCCTCCTGATCGCAAGCTCCACCCTGGCCCGTTGAGAGGGCACTCGAAGTGCCGGCGTGCCAGGGTGGAGTCATGGAGTACACGAACCTGGGACGCACCGGTCTGTCCGTGAGCCGACTCTGCCTCGGCACGATGAACTTCGGTCCGCAGACCGACGAGCCGGACAGCTTCGCCATCATGGACCGGGCGCTCGAACACGGGATCAACTTCTTCGACACCGCGAACGTCTACGGCTGGAAGCTCGGTGAGGGCGTCACCGAGCACATCGTCGGCCGCTGGTTCGCGCAGGGCGGCGGGCGCCGCGACAAGGTCGTCCTCGCCACCAAGGTGTACGGCAAGATGGGCGAGTGGCCCAACGAACAGGGCCTGAGCGCCCGGCACATCATCCGGGCCTGTGAGGACTCGCTGCGCCGCCTCCAGACCGACACGATCGACCTCTACCAGATGCACCACATCTCCCGGAGCACGCCGTGGGAGGAGATCTGGCAGGCGATGGAGACGCTCGTCGCGCAGGGCAAGGTGATCTACGTCGGCTCGTCCAACTTCGCCGGCTGGCACATCGCGCAGGCGCAGGCCGCGGCCGGTAAGCGCAACTTCCTCGGCCTCGTCTCCGAGCAGTGCATCTACAACCTGCTGACCCGGTACGTCGAGCTGGAGGTCGTACCGGCCGCGCAGCACTACGGGCTGGGCATCATCCCCTGGTCGCCGCTGCACGGCGGGCTGCTCTCCGGCATCATCCGCAAGATGGCCGACGGCAGCGCGGCGCGCGGCACCACCGGCCGCTCGGCGGACGCGCTGGCCGAGCACCGGAACACCATCGAGGCGTACGAGAAGCTCTGCGCGGACCTGGGCCACGACCCGGCGGATGTGGCGCTGGCGTGGCTGCTGTCCCGGCCGGGGGTGACCGCGCCGATCGTCGGTCCGCGCACCATGGACCAGCTCGACCGCAACCTGGGCGCCCTCGACGTCCAGTTGGACGAGGCCACGCTCACGCGCCTCGACGAGCTGTTCCCGCCGGTCGGCAACGGCGGTCCGGGCCCGGAGGCCTGGGCCTGGTGAAAGGAGGGGCCCCTTCTTAACGCCTCCGGTAGAGGAGGGGCCCCTTCTTAACGCCGCGCCGCCCACCCCCCGCAAGCGGCCAGGCGGCGACGCGGGTGTGGCGCGGGGTTCGGCCCAGGTGGCTGCGGATCAGGCGCAGCTCGGTGGCGGACCACTGCGGCCCGGCGTAGTCGTGCAGCGTGTGCAGGTCCGAGCGGATGTCGGCCTCGGGCACCCGGTCGCCGGGGCGAGCGATGGTCAGGTGTGCCCGGAACGGCTTGTCGTCGCAGGGCAGCCCGGCCTCGCCCAGCCCGTCGCGGATCGACAGGGCGAGCGCGTCGAGCGCCTCGACCTCGCCGCGTACGTCGACCCAGAGCACAGTGGATCGGCCCTGGCCGAAGCAGCCTCCGCCCGCGAGGCGCAGCAGTGGCGAGCGTGCCGTCCGGGCGGCCGAGGCGAGCGCGTACTCCACATCGGTCAGCCGGTCGTCCGGCACCTCGCCGAGGAACGCGAGCGTGAGATGCAGGTCGGCCGGGTCGGCGAGCCGGGCGTGGCGAGCGGACGCGACCCGCAGGCCCTTGATGCGGGCGGTCAGGTCCGCGACCGCCACCGCGGGCGGGTAGATCGCCGCGAAGAGACGCACCCGGTCAGCGGTGCCGCTGGTGGTGCGCGGCGCGGGCGGCCGGCAGGGTCAGCCCGGCGGCGTGCAGCAGCCCTTCGACGCGTACCCGTTCGATCTCCCGGTCGACGCCGTCCAGCTCGGTCAGGTGCTCGGCGATGCCGAGCGCGTGGCAGGCGGCGCGCAGCCGTTCGTCGTACGCCTCGATGACCGCGCCGTGCCACACCACGCTGCGGTCGGCGGCGGCGAGCCGGTGGCCGCCGAGCCGGCGCAGGTCGGTGGCGAGCTGTTCCAGCGGACGGCGGCCGTCCCGGTCGAACTCGGTGAGGTCGATGTCGCGGGTCAGCGCCTCGGCCTCGATGGCCCGGTCGAGCCGCGCGATGGTACGGCGTTCCCGTCGCTGCTCCCGCCACTCGGCCCATCCGCAGGCGACCCGATCGATGATCTCGTCGGCGCAGAACAGCAGCGCGAACAGGGCAGGCAGGCAGCAGACGGCGAGGATCGCCAGCGCCAGCAGCAGTCCCTGCCCCACTTCCACACATCGACGCTAAGCCCTGCCGCACCGGCCCGCCACCCGTTTGGGTAATCGGGCCGGTACGACCGGCCATCGAGGGCTACTTCGCCCCGGGCGACACCACGTAGAAGCGGGGCATGGGCAGCACCCGCATGCGCAGCCGGGCGCCGGAGCGGCGCAGCTGCCAGGTGAGCGCGAGCAGCGCGGCGGTCAGCGAGATCAGACCGCCGGCCCAGATGCTCGCGCCCGCGCCGTACTTCTCGGCGACCCAGCCGATCAGCGGCGCGCCGACCGGGTTGGTGCCCAGGAACACCAGCACCCACAGCGCCATCACCCGTCCCCGGAAGGAGGCGTCGACGCCGAGCTGCACGCGCTGGTTGGCGGCCTGGGCGAAGTAGATCATGAAGAACCCGGCGGGCAGCAGCAGCGCCACCACCGCCCAGTAGGCCGGGGCGAGCCCGACCAGCGTGCCGAATACCGCGCAGCCGATCGCGGCGCCGAGCACGAGCCAGACCGAGGGTCGGCTGCGCCGTCCGGTGCCGGCCAGCGCCCCGACCAGCGCGCCGGCCGCGAGGGCGGTGCTGAACAGGCCGAACGAGGCGGCGCCGGTGTTGAACACGGTCTTCGCGAGCGCGGCGAGGGTGAGCTGGAAGTTGAACAGGCTCATCCCGATCACCGACATGAGGACCATCGGCAGCAGGATGTCGGGGCGGCGTGCCACGTACCGGAGGCCGTCGACCACCCGGGCCTGGTCCCGCTCACCGACCGGCGGCAGGTCGTTGCGGTGCAGCTCCTCGGTACGCATCCGGACCACGTTCACCAGCGGGGCGATCGAGCTGAGCGCGGTGACCAGGAAGACCGGGCCGACGTCGACGACGGCGATGGCCAGACCGGCGACGGCGGGACCGACGATCCGGGCGGAGTTGAACACGGCCGCGTTGAGCGAGAGCGCGTTCGGCAGCAGCGGCATGCCGACCAGTTCGGAGACGAACGCCTGGCGGACCGGCGTCTCGACCGCGTTGGAGACGCCGAGCAGGGCGGCGAACGTGAAGACGTGCCAGAGCTGCACCAGGCCGGTGAGGACCAGGATGCTCATGGCCAGCGCGAGCACGGTCCAGAACGCGTTGGCGACGAAGAGCAGCATCCGCTTGTCGTAGCGGTCGGCGAGCCGGCCGGACAGCAGCGTGAGCAGGAGTACGGGCGTGAACTGCAACGCGGTGACCACGCCGAGCGCGGTCGCGGAGTTGTCGCTGAGCTCGAGGACGAGCCAGTCCTGGGCGATGAACATCATCCAGACGCCGATCAGTTTGATCAGCTGTCCGGTGGCGAAGAGCCGGTAGTTACGGACTCGTAGGGACTGGAACATCGTGCTCAGCTTGGCCTGCACTCTAGGTGCGCCTCCTTGCGTCGGTACGCTTCATCCACAGCTGACGAAGCGAACCGCGGGCGGCGGTGTCAGGCGCGAGCGATGCCCTGGAGGATCTCCGCGGCACGCCGTAGCGTTTCGCGTTCGTCCTCGGTCAGCGCGGCCAGCCGGGTGGCCAGCCACTCGTTGCGGGCCCGCTCGAACTGGTCGAGTACGGCCCGTCCCCCTTCGGTCGCCGCCAGGATGACCTGCCGTCCGTCGGTCGGATGGGGGGTGCGCTGCACGAGGCCGCGCTCCTCCAACTTCGCGACGATCTTCGTCATCGTGGGCGGCTGCACCCGTTCGACATCAGCCAGTTCCCGTGGCGTGAGGGCGCCCGCCAGATTGAGGCTGGTGAGCGCCGACAGCTGGGTGACCGTGAGGTCGCCGACCGGCCGGGCCTGTCGGACCCGCCGGTTGAGCCGGGTGATCGCATCTCGCAGCTGAGGAGCCAGCTGCGCCGGTGGCACGCGTCTCGCCGTCACCGTCCGCTCCGTCACACTAGTTAGCTTAACTAATGAGCCTGGCTAACGACATGCGTTATGACCAGGCTCACCAGCGTCAGAGCAACACGGACTCGACCGGCCCGCGCAGGAAGTACACGATGAACAGCACGGCGACCCCGTACAGGAGCGGGTGGACCTCCCGGGCCTTACCCTTCGCGACCTTCAGCAGCACGAAGCTGATCACGCCGGCCCCGATGCCGTTGGAGATCGAA from the Micromonospora sp. WMMA1947 genome contains:
- the sepH gene encoding septation protein SepH; the protein is MRPVRFVALSEDGQALVLADEVGRLLALPIDERIASALHAEPGAPPLAVVPSATDPTPSLSPRDIQARIRSGESAEDVARIAGVPVDRVLRYAGPVLQERAMLAQHARRTRLKGAEKPTPLAEVVNGRLAQHGIDTEKISWDAYRRDDGTWRIIATWPSGKATAQAVWDLDKTRQHVAPHDDMAQYLCAERPTPILGQEPAPERGGHALPGPSRGEPSRGGHGLPAASDHARPGRDPIRAGRDALLASLDRPLGGTSGRGLDTRSPAALAGSDAPRQRAVAGGAAALLGGGQGSAFDDDSDAPKEIPAVPSLAVLRPRRTGPAAATGGAAAESTDAAGKPRKRLPSWDDVLFGTGPAARESS
- a CDS encoding aldo/keto reductase, which codes for MEYTNLGRTGLSVSRLCLGTMNFGPQTDEPDSFAIMDRALEHGINFFDTANVYGWKLGEGVTEHIVGRWFAQGGGRRDKVVLATKVYGKMGEWPNEQGLSARHIIRACEDSLRRLQTDTIDLYQMHHISRSTPWEEIWQAMETLVAQGKVIYVGSSNFAGWHIAQAQAAAGKRNFLGLVSEQCIYNLLTRYVELEVVPAAQHYGLGIIPWSPLHGGLLSGIIRKMADGSAARGTTGRSADALAEHRNTIEAYEKLCADLGHDPADVALAWLLSRPGVTAPIVGPRTMDQLDRNLGALDVQLDEATLTRLDELFPPVGNGGPGPEAWAW
- the thpR gene encoding RNA 2',3'-cyclic phosphodiesterase; amino-acid sequence: MRLFAAIYPPAVAVADLTARIKGLRVASARHARLADPADLHLTLAFLGEVPDDRLTDVEYALASAARTARSPLLRLAGGGCFGQGRSTVLWVDVRGEVEALDALALSIRDGLGEAGLPCDDKPFRAHLTIARPGDRVPEADIRSDLHTLHDYAGPQWSATELRLIRSHLGRTPRHTRVAAWPLAGGGRRGVKKGPLLYRRR
- a CDS encoding MarR family transcriptional regulator, whose amino-acid sequence is MTERTVTARRVPPAQLAPQLRDAITRLNRRVRQARPVGDLTVTQLSALTSLNLAGALTPRELADVERVQPPTMTKIVAKLEERGLVQRTPHPTDGRQVILAATEGGRAVLDQFERARNEWLATRLAALTEDERETLRRAAEILQGIARA
- a CDS encoding MFS transporter, which codes for MQAKLSTMFQSLRVRNYRLFATGQLIKLIGVWMMFIAQDWLVLELSDNSATALGVVTALQFTPVLLLTLLSGRLADRYDKRMLLFVANAFWTVLALAMSILVLTGLVQLWHVFTFAALLGVSNAVETPVRQAFVSELVGMPLLPNALSLNAAVFNSARIVGPAVAGLAIAVVDVGPVFLVTALSSIAPLVNVVRMRTEELHRNDLPPVGERDQARVVDGLRYVARRPDILLPMVLMSVIGMSLFNFQLTLAALAKTVFNTGAASFGLFSTALAAGALVGALAGTGRRSRPSVWLVLGAAIGCAVFGTLVGLAPAYWAVVALLLPAGFFMIYFAQAANQRVQLGVDASFRGRVMALWVLVFLGTNPVGAPLIGWVAEKYGAGASIWAGGLISLTAALLALTWQLRRSGARLRMRVLPMPRFYVVSPGAK